One Peterkaempfera bronchialis DNA window includes the following coding sequences:
- a CDS encoding non-ribosomal peptide synthetase, with protein MTEQATTTQGDTARGGTPEAPFPLTDLQAAYLVGASPLMELGGFRPTLYYELDMVAFDPARAEEAVRRLVHRHEHLRTVMLAEGEQRVLGDDELEPFRLHLADLTALTPEQQESAILRTRHRMRDQGPDPTGWPLFEITAQRLRPHRTRVHLAMSLLLLDSGSTRRLQDEWWQLYLDPTAELPPVTGTFRACLLSLAEAERSDAHQAHWQYWESRLDTLPDAPQLPLARRPATISPVRLTRRSFVLGREQWQRFRANARAHRIMPTTALLHVYAEVLGAWAAAPRFCLNVLHQNWVTRHPVAEGVVGQFSATLPLEVDLAESGDFWARAARVQRRLWRDLEHADVTGVRVTRELAGRRGWTSGAVLPYVFNSMLGPAEQRTPLRRPVCRTVHTGLRTPQVLVDNQAKNGPDGGIECVWDVVDEAFPTGLPDALFDAYRRMVETLAGPDGARVEPDPVPPAHRQLVSALNAPAAPPEGRLEDGFLRQAREHPDAPAVVTSGRTLTYGELEAVSRAAARWLGERGIGRGDVVPVVMAKGWEQVAAVLGVLRAGAAYCPVDAGLPAERIRHLLDACSARALLGQSHRVPAPGALGTLPVLPVDLVEPSGDPAPNPPDRSPDDLAYIIHTSGSTGVPKGVMIRHRAALNTVLDVNERIGLRAPDRVFGISSLSFDLSVWDIFGSLAAGAALVLPDATPRPDPLGWAESAHRHGVTVWNSVPALAEMLVEVAEQRPELGRPPVRAFLMSGDWIPPTLPGRMRRLTPDVRVIAMGGATEASIWSNIHEVEQVDPAWRSIPYGVPLRGQTMRILDHRLEVRPPWATGGIHIGGAGLASGYAGDPERTEEQFIRHPETGERLYRTGDLGRYRPDGTIEFLGREDRQLKIQGFRVEPGEVESAIRDCPGVAECAVCAAPVPGGQQRLVALVVPGDGAAPEPTVIAERLATRLPSYMVPGLIQVVDRLPLTANGKVDAAALASLAATRPASDTAPQTGRADSTPGTPGGADGSPDDTVLKQLAEVWAELLQVEQVGPDSDFFALGGNSLLALRLLNRIRTELGTEVQFGQIFEAPTLRALAARVAEDGRQSGCAVTLSRGTGTELFLFHPVGGSVTSYLGLARAWPGPVHAFQSRALAQGTDPAVEPDLVSMAASYLGELLRLTPEGPYLLGGWSMGGVLAYEVARLLAEQGHRADVFMIDSSPVERRLPGSESAGHLEFLRDLAGGRLPEGVAATVTAADRGEPAAAAREAAVRHGLLPPETDLAGYRRLMRLHAHNLAVLGAHRPGPSGLPTLLFAAGAEERRPPSELVDAWRALCPDIDVVVRPRDHYSIVADDESAAIAERVTAWLTEPHPTRNG; from the coding sequence GTGACCGAGCAGGCGACAACGACCCAGGGCGACACGGCTCGGGGCGGCACGCCCGAGGCACCGTTCCCGCTGACCGACCTCCAGGCCGCCTATCTGGTCGGGGCGAGTCCGCTGATGGAGCTCGGCGGCTTCCGGCCGACCCTCTACTACGAGCTGGACATGGTGGCCTTCGACCCGGCGCGGGCCGAGGAGGCGGTCCGCCGCCTGGTACACCGCCATGAGCACCTGCGGACCGTGATGCTCGCCGAGGGGGAGCAGCGCGTCCTCGGCGACGACGAGCTGGAGCCCTTCCGGCTGCACCTCGCGGATCTGACGGCGCTCACCCCCGAGCAGCAGGAGTCCGCGATCCTGCGGACCCGCCACCGGATGCGCGACCAGGGCCCGGACCCGACCGGCTGGCCGCTGTTCGAGATCACCGCCCAGCGCCTGCGGCCGCACCGTACCCGGGTGCACCTCGCGATGAGCCTGCTGCTGCTGGACTCCGGCAGCACCCGGCGGCTCCAGGACGAATGGTGGCAGCTGTACCTCGATCCGACCGCCGAGCTGCCGCCGGTGACCGGGACGTTCCGCGCATGCCTGCTGTCGCTGGCCGAGGCGGAGCGCTCAGATGCCCACCAGGCCCACTGGCAGTACTGGGAGTCCCGGTTGGACACCCTGCCGGACGCCCCGCAGCTCCCGCTCGCCCGCCGCCCGGCCACCATCTCCCCGGTGCGCCTCACCCGCCGCAGCTTCGTCCTCGGCCGGGAGCAGTGGCAGCGGTTCCGCGCCAACGCCCGCGCCCACCGGATCATGCCGACCACCGCGCTGCTGCATGTGTACGCCGAGGTGCTGGGCGCCTGGGCGGCCGCCCCCCGCTTCTGCCTCAATGTGCTGCATCAGAACTGGGTCACCCGGCACCCGGTGGCGGAGGGCGTGGTCGGCCAGTTCAGCGCGACGCTGCCGCTGGAGGTCGACCTCGCCGAGAGCGGCGACTTCTGGGCACGGGCCGCACGCGTGCAGCGCAGGCTCTGGCGGGACCTGGAGCACGCCGACGTCACAGGGGTCCGGGTCACCCGCGAGCTGGCGGGACGGCGCGGCTGGACGTCCGGCGCCGTGCTGCCGTACGTCTTCAACAGCATGCTGGGACCGGCCGAGCAGCGCACCCCGCTCCGCCGACCGGTGTGCCGCACCGTGCACACCGGACTGCGCACCCCCCAGGTCCTGGTCGACAACCAGGCCAAGAACGGACCCGACGGCGGCATCGAGTGCGTCTGGGACGTCGTGGACGAAGCCTTCCCGACCGGCCTGCCGGACGCCCTGTTCGACGCCTACCGGCGGATGGTGGAGACCCTGGCCGGTCCGGACGGCGCCCGGGTGGAGCCGGATCCGGTTCCACCGGCCCACCGGCAGCTGGTCTCGGCGCTGAACGCGCCCGCCGCGCCGCCGGAGGGCCGCCTGGAGGACGGCTTCCTGCGGCAGGCCCGCGAGCACCCCGACGCCCCGGCCGTGGTCACCTCCGGCCGGACGCTGACCTACGGCGAGCTGGAGGCCGTCTCGCGGGCCGCCGCCCGGTGGCTGGGCGAGCGCGGCATCGGCCGTGGCGACGTGGTGCCGGTGGTCATGGCCAAGGGCTGGGAGCAGGTCGCGGCCGTGCTCGGGGTGCTGCGCGCGGGGGCCGCCTACTGCCCGGTCGACGCGGGGCTGCCCGCCGAGCGGATCCGCCACCTGCTCGACGCCTGCTCCGCCCGGGCCCTCCTCGGCCAGTCCCACCGGGTACCGGCCCCGGGGGCGCTCGGTACCCTCCCGGTGCTCCCCGTCGACCTGGTGGAGCCCAGCGGCGACCCGGCTCCGAACCCTCCCGACCGCTCCCCCGACGACCTGGCGTACATCATCCACACCTCCGGCTCCACCGGGGTGCCGAAGGGCGTGATGATCCGCCACCGGGCGGCCCTCAACACGGTGCTGGACGTCAATGAGCGGATCGGACTCCGCGCCCCGGACCGCGTCTTCGGCATCTCCTCGCTAAGCTTCGACCTGTCGGTCTGGGACATCTTCGGCAGCCTCGCCGCCGGCGCCGCACTGGTCCTGCCCGACGCGACTCCCCGCCCCGACCCGCTGGGCTGGGCCGAGAGCGCGCACCGGCACGGCGTCACCGTCTGGAACTCGGTGCCCGCCCTCGCCGAGATGCTGGTGGAGGTCGCCGAGCAGCGCCCCGAGCTGGGCCGACCACCCGTCCGGGCCTTCCTGATGAGCGGCGACTGGATCCCCCCGACCCTCCCCGGGCGGATGCGGCGGCTGACGCCGGATGTCCGCGTCATCGCCATGGGCGGCGCCACCGAGGCCTCCATCTGGTCGAACATCCATGAGGTCGAGCAGGTGGACCCGGCCTGGCGCAGCATCCCCTACGGCGTTCCGCTGCGCGGCCAGACCATGCGCATCCTCGACCACCGGCTGGAGGTCCGGCCGCCGTGGGCCACCGGCGGCATCCACATCGGCGGCGCCGGCCTCGCCAGCGGCTACGCCGGCGATCCGGAGCGCACCGAAGAGCAGTTCATCCGGCACCCGGAGACCGGCGAGCGCCTGTACCGGACCGGCGACCTCGGGCGCTACCGGCCGGACGGCACCATCGAGTTCCTGGGCCGGGAGGACCGCCAGCTGAAGATCCAGGGATTCCGGGTCGAGCCCGGCGAGGTCGAGTCGGCGATCCGCGACTGCCCGGGGGTGGCGGAGTGCGCCGTCTGCGCGGCCCCCGTACCCGGCGGACAGCAGCGGCTGGTGGCGCTGGTGGTACCCGGGGACGGCGCGGCTCCCGAGCCCACCGTGATCGCGGAGCGGCTGGCCACCCGGCTGCCGTCCTATATGGTCCCGGGGCTGATCCAGGTGGTGGACCGCCTCCCCCTGACGGCGAACGGCAAGGTGGACGCCGCCGCGCTGGCCTCGCTCGCCGCCACCCGGCCCGCCTCGGACACCGCACCGCAGACCGGCCGCGCAGACTCCACGCCCGGCACACCCGGCGGGGCGGACGGCAGCCCGGACGACACGGTGCTGAAGCAGCTCGCCGAGGTGTGGGCCGAACTGCTCCAGGTAGAGCAGGTCGGCCCGGACAGCGACTTCTTCGCGCTGGGCGGCAACTCGCTGCTGGCACTGCGTCTGCTCAACCGGATCCGCACCGAGCTGGGCACGGAGGTGCAGTTCGGCCAGATCTTCGAGGCGCCGACGCTGCGGGCGCTCGCCGCCCGGGTCGCGGAGGACGGCCGGCAGAGCGGCTGCGCCGTCACGCTCTCCCGGGGGACGGGGACCGAGCTGTTCCTTTTCCATCCGGTGGGCGGCTCGGTCACGAGCTACCTCGGTCTGGCCCGCGCCTGGCCCGGACCGGTGCACGCCTTCCAGAGCCGTGCCCTGGCCCAGGGCACGGACCCAGCGGTGGAGCCGGACCTGGTGTCGATGGCCGCGTCCTACCTCGGGGAGCTTCTGCGGTTGACGCCCGAAGGCCCCTATCTGCTCGGCGGCTGGTCGATGGGCGGTGTCCTGGCGTACGAGGTGGCCCGCCTGCTGGCCGAGCAGGGCCACCGGGCGGACGTCTTCATGATCGACAGCAGTCCGGTCGAGCGGCGGCTGCCCGGCAGCGAGTCCGCCGGGCACCTGGAGTTCCTGCGGGACCTGGCCGGCGGCCGGCTGCCCGAAGGGGTGGCCGCCACCGTCACGGCGGCGGACCGGGGCGAACCGGCGGCAGCCGCCCGGGAAGCGGCGGTCCGGCACGGCCTGCTGCCCCCCGAGACCGACCTGGCCGGATACCGCAGGCTGATGCGGCTCCACGCGCACAACCTGGCGGTCCTCGGCGCCCACCGGCCCGGCCCGTCCGGGCTGCCCACGCTGCTCTTCGCGGCCGGCGCGGAGGAGCGGCGCCCCCCTTCCGAACTCGTCGACGCCTGGCGCGCGCTCTGCCCGGACATCGACGTCGTCGTACGCCCGCGCGACCACTACTCCATCGTCGCGGACGACGAGTCGGCAGCCATCGCCGAGCGGGTCACCGCCTGGCTGACCGAACCGCACCCCACAAGGAACGGATGA
- a CDS encoding thioesterase II family protein, which yields MDVLTTPGGPAARPRQGWGVSWRSAPDAALRLFCLPHTGGGATTYRSWAAQLGPDVEVVSVRLPGRETRFRERPYARLDELVPALIEGLEPWMDRPHAWFGHSMGALLAYEACQALRRYGLPQPVRMLVAGRRAPHLPTRERPVHDAPAAELVAHLQELNGTPREVLDNAGLLSALLPTLRADFAVSETYGWRPEPPLDCPVSVFGGTADPVANAEELYAWQHHTTAGCTVRMFEGSHFFLHEDPAPVVSAVAADLLPDSTARSGRAS from the coding sequence ATGGATGTGCTGACGACCCCCGGAGGTCCGGCGGCCCGCCCGAGGCAGGGCTGGGGGGTGAGCTGGCGGTCGGCGCCCGACGCGGCGCTGCGCCTCTTCTGCCTGCCGCACACCGGCGGGGGCGCCACCACCTACCGGTCGTGGGCCGCACAGCTGGGCCCCGACGTGGAGGTGGTCTCGGTGCGGCTGCCGGGCCGGGAGACGCGGTTCCGCGAGCGGCCGTACGCCCGCCTCGACGAACTCGTGCCCGCGCTCATCGAGGGGCTGGAGCCCTGGATGGACCGCCCCCACGCGTGGTTCGGCCACAGCATGGGCGCGCTGCTCGCCTACGAGGCATGCCAGGCGCTGCGCCGCTACGGGCTGCCGCAGCCGGTCCGGATGCTGGTCGCCGGCCGCCGCGCCCCGCACCTCCCCACCCGCGAGCGGCCGGTCCACGACGCCCCGGCCGCCGAGCTGGTGGCGCACCTCCAGGAGCTGAACGGCACCCCGCGCGAGGTGCTGGACAACGCCGGACTGCTGTCGGCGCTGCTGCCCACGCTGCGCGCGGACTTCGCCGTCTCGGAAACCTACGGCTGGCGTCCGGAGCCGCCGCTGGACTGCCCGGTCTCGGTCTTCGGCGGGACGGCGGACCCGGTGGCGAACGCCGAGGAGCTGTACGCGTGGCAGCACCACACCACCGCCGGATGCACCGTGCGGATGTTCGAGGGCAGCCACTTCTTCCTCCACGAGGACCCCGCGCCGGTCGTCTCGGCCGTGGCTGCGGACCTCCTACCGGACAGCACAGCACGGAGCGGGAGGGCATCGTGA